Genomic DNA from Pyxidicoccus trucidator:
GGAGGCCGGGCTCCTCGGGCGGTATCGCCAGGGAGTATTCGAGCGCTTCATCCAACTCGCGGCGCGCCACCGCCACCAGCTCCGAGTGCAGCGCCATCGCCCGCGCGCGGTGGCTCGGCAGCGCGAGCGTGGCAGGGTCCAGTCCGTAGGCGCCCATCCGGTCCAGCGGCAGCCAGCATGTTCCTCGGTCCAGGTCCTCGCGCACGTCCTTCAAGATGTTGGTGAGCTGCAGGGCCCTGCCGAACGCGGTGGCCCTCGGTTCGAGCAGGGCCTGACGCGGCGGCGTGA
This window encodes:
- a CDS encoding squalene/phytoene synthase family protein, encoding MGLPDLQATFGYCYCVAGVVGEMLTGLFIAYSPLVTPPRQALLEPRATAFGRALQLTNILKDVREDLDRGTCWLPLDRMGAYGLDPATLALPSHRARAMALHSELVAVARRELDEALEYSLAIPPEEPGL